One genomic segment of Aquamicrobium lusatiense includes these proteins:
- a CDS encoding F0F1 ATP synthase subunit B, which produces MFVTPAYGQETAPADQGATETGIVIGTEVPHEAVEEGLFPPFNPESFASQIVWLAITFGLFYLFLKRVAMPRLAGIVETRSGKIASDLDQAAKMKEEADAAVAAYEQELAEARAGAMAIGQQARDAAEAEADAARKKVEAELDKKLAESEAHISSIKSSAMKDVGSIAESTASAIIEQLVGKADKAGVAAAVKSVAG; this is translated from the coding sequence ATGTTCGTGACACCAGCCTACGGGCAAGAAACGGCGCCTGCGGATCAGGGCGCGACCGAGACAGGCATTGTGATCGGGACGGAAGTTCCGCACGAGGCTGTCGAGGAAGGTCTGTTTCCGCCCTTCAATCCTGAGAGCTTCGCCTCGCAGATTGTCTGGCTGGCCATCACCTTCGGTCTTTTCTACCTGTTCCTGAAGCGGGTTGCGATGCCGCGTCTTGCCGGCATCGTCGAGACGCGCTCCGGCAAGATTGCCAGCGATCTCGATCAGGCCGCGAAAATGAAGGAAGAGGCGGACGCTGCGGTGGCCGCCTACGAACAGGAATTGGCCGAGGCCCGCGCCGGCGCGATGGCCATCGGCCAGCAGGCCCGCGATGCGGCGGAGGCTGAAGCCGATGCCGCCCGCAAGAAGGTTGAGGCCGAGCTCGACAAGAAGCTGGCGGAATCGGAGGCCCACATCTCTTCGATCAAGTCCAGCGCCATGAAGGATGTCGGCTCCATCGCTGAATCCACGGCTTCCGCCATCATCGAGCAGCTCGTCGGCAAGGCCGACAAGGCCGGTGTGGCTGCCGCCGTCAAATCCGTCGCCGGTTGA
- a CDS encoding cell wall hydrolase → MHRRVVKRPLAAAGGRQGSFIAPLLVGLGIWVGFPTVTAFQDMTSLVSGLDANARWNAYIEKSVVGSTQAAEMPFQASAASAVSAASLAGSGVALPGVGKVAFRSKNGIIEEVPDEDRVVRQGKGSRLVKIAPVAPPKNFNAGSIFERTSSLMLRKSLDGGMKMAFAKPKIKGKEVQIASAFHLREEPKATPGVSSMLASLVNNDKPDILATAYAPATVDYAKSSPFKALLQEEEPGGGRFIPPMGKGDHAWMRNPLPASVFSRAEQKCLANAIYFEARSESVRGQAAVAQVVLNRVRNPTYPASICGVVYQNDHWLNRCQFSFACDGRKKRVTEPRHYKVAEEIALAVTAGKIFLPEVGSSTHYYASYVSPGWARSMKRMTKIGLHIFYRTYGGGWS, encoded by the coding sequence GTGCATCGACGTGTCGTGAAGCGGCCGCTGGCCGCCGCCGGTGGCAGGCAAGGTTCGTTCATCGCTCCCCTGCTCGTCGGACTGGGTATCTGGGTTGGATTCCCGACCGTTACCGCTTTTCAGGATATGACCAGCCTCGTTTCCGGTCTCGACGCCAATGCGCGCTGGAACGCCTATATAGAGAAGTCTGTCGTCGGCTCGACGCAGGCAGCTGAAATGCCTTTCCAGGCTTCCGCTGCTTCGGCGGTTTCCGCAGCCTCCCTTGCAGGGTCGGGGGTGGCGCTGCCGGGTGTCGGCAAAGTGGCCTTCCGCTCCAAGAACGGCATCATCGAGGAAGTCCCGGATGAGGACCGCGTGGTGCGTCAGGGCAAAGGCAGCCGTCTGGTCAAGATCGCGCCGGTAGCTCCGCCTAAAAACTTCAACGCAGGGTCCATCTTCGAGCGCACGTCGTCGCTGATGCTGCGCAAGAGCCTTGATGGCGGCATGAAGATGGCTTTTGCCAAGCCGAAGATCAAAGGCAAGGAAGTACAGATCGCTTCCGCTTTCCACCTGCGCGAGGAGCCGAAGGCAACGCCGGGCGTCTCGAGCATGCTGGCCAGCCTCGTCAACAACGACAAGCCGGATATTCTGGCCACCGCCTATGCGCCGGCCACTGTCGATTACGCCAAATCCTCGCCGTTCAAGGCGCTTTTGCAGGAAGAGGAGCCCGGTGGCGGGCGCTTCATTCCGCCGATGGGCAAGGGCGACCATGCCTGGATGCGCAATCCGCTGCCGGCTTCCGTGTTCTCCAGGGCTGAGCAGAAGTGTCTCGCCAACGCCATCTATTTCGAAGCGCGCAGCGAATCCGTGCGCGGGCAGGCCGCCGTGGCGCAGGTCGTTCTCAACCGGGTCCGCAATCCGACCTATCCGGCCTCGATCTGCGGCGTCGTCTATCAGAACGACCACTGGCTCAACCGCTGTCAGTTTTCCTTTGCCTGCGATGGCCGCAAGAAGCGCGTGACCGAGCCGCGCCACTACAAGGTTGCCGAAGAAATCGCTCTTGCGGTTACGGCGGGCAAGATCTTCCTGCCTGAAGTGGGATCGTCCACCCATTACTACGCCAGCTATGTCAGCCCCGGCTGGGCCAGAAGCATGAAGAGGATGACCAAGATCGGCCTTCATATCTTCTATCGCACCTATGGCGGTGGCTGGAGCTGA
- a CDS encoding YbfB/YjiJ family MFS transporter produces MNAASASPVRFALAGTIALAVAMGIGRFVYTPILPGMMDGLGLSASDAGLIASANYVGYLVGALVAAGGWAQGRERAVALASLALNALLAAAMGLVSGIGSFIVIRFLAGAVSAMTMVFMASIVFSHLAKSGRNELQSLHFSGVGTGIAISSLLMVALATTQADWTAGWYWSGAISFAGLVLVAFLANEGPAGSGGSGRELPLPRDAALYKIILSYGLFGFGYVITATFLVAIVRQNGETRVFEALVWLATGVAAVPSLFLWQSFARRSSIYKAYALSCILEAIGVAASVMISGRAGPLAGGILLGATFMAQTALGLQAARQLAPQAPRRVFAIMTASFGLGQIIGPLVSGLLVEWSGNYVSASLLAAAVLVVAAGIASSAAPPLNKVA; encoded by the coding sequence ATGAACGCCGCATCCGCCTCCCCCGTCCGATTCGCCCTTGCCGGAACGATTGCGCTTGCCGTTGCCATGGGCATCGGCCGGTTCGTCTACACCCCGATCCTGCCCGGCATGATGGACGGGCTCGGCCTGTCGGCATCCGATGCGGGCCTGATCGCCTCCGCCAATTATGTCGGCTATCTGGTCGGGGCACTGGTGGCTGCGGGCGGCTGGGCGCAGGGACGCGAGCGCGCTGTCGCACTGGCAAGCCTTGCGCTCAATGCGCTGCTTGCAGCGGCAATGGGGCTGGTCAGCGGAATAGGTTCTTTCATCGTCATCCGCTTTCTGGCCGGTGCCGTCAGCGCCATGACCATGGTGTTCATGGCCAGCATCGTCTTCAGCCATCTGGCGAAGAGTGGCCGCAACGAGCTGCAATCCCTGCATTTCAGCGGCGTGGGGACCGGCATCGCCATTTCGTCGCTGCTGATGGTGGCGCTGGCGACGACACAGGCGGACTGGACGGCGGGATGGTACTGGTCCGGCGCGATTTCTTTTGCCGGTCTGGTTCTCGTTGCCTTCCTCGCAAATGAAGGCCCGGCCGGCAGCGGCGGTTCCGGCCGCGAGCTGCCACTCCCCCGGGATGCGGCCCTTTACAAGATCATCCTTTCCTACGGGTTGTTCGGCTTCGGCTATGTGATCACCGCCACCTTTCTCGTCGCCATCGTGCGCCAGAACGGCGAAACGCGCGTGTTCGAAGCACTGGTTTGGCTGGCAACCGGCGTTGCCGCCGTTCCTTCGCTCTTCCTCTGGCAGAGCTTCGCCCGGCGCTCTTCGATCTATAAAGCCTATGCCCTTTCCTGCATCCTGGAAGCGATCGGCGTGGCGGCAAGCGTCATGATCTCGGGTCGAGCGGGACCGCTTGCCGGCGGCATATTGCTGGGCGCTACCTTCATGGCCCAGACGGCGCTCGGCCTGCAGGCGGCGCGCCAGCTTGCGCCGCAGGCGCCCCGGCGCGTCTTTGCCATCATGACCGCCTCCTTCGGGCTCGGCCAGATCATCGGACCGCTGGTTTCGGGACTGCTGGTCGAGTGGTCTGGGAATTATGTGTCCGCCTCCCTGCTGGCCGCTGCCGTGCTTGTCGTCGCGGCGGGCATCGCGTCGTCGGC
- a CDS encoding aminopeptidase produces the protein MTAHAPSLSAAGDFSGVIDPVKLDRLAEVAIKVGLQLQPGQDLVLTSSIAALPLTRRIVEQAYKAGAGLVTPIFSDDEITLARFRYGSDASFDRAAGWLHEGMARAYAQNAARLAVRGDNPSLLSGQDPAKVARANKANSTAYQPALEKITGFDINWTILAYPEVEWARQVFPGVSDEVAVGKLAEAIFAASRVDNDDPVAAWREHNAALAKRTEWLNGHRFHSLHFTGPGTDLTLGLADGHEWMGGASTAKNGVTCNPNIPTEEVFTTPHRLRVSGHVSSTKPLSYQGTLIDDISVRFEEGRIVEATASKGADVLNKVLDTDEGARRLGEVALVPHSSPISKSGILFYNTLFDENASCHIALGQCYSKCFVGGDKLTPDEVAAKGGNKSLIHIDWMIGSDKVDIDGVHEDGRRVPVMRAGEWA, from the coding sequence ATGACTGCACATGCCCCCTCGCTTTCGGCCGCCGGCGATTTTTCAGGCGTCATCGATCCGGTGAAGCTCGACCGGCTGGCCGAGGTGGCGATCAAAGTGGGCCTTCAGCTTCAGCCGGGGCAGGATCTGGTGCTGACCTCCTCGATTGCCGCCCTGCCGCTGACGCGCCGTATCGTAGAGCAGGCCTACAAGGCGGGCGCCGGTCTGGTGACGCCGATCTTCTCCGATGACGAGATCACGCTCGCCCGCTTCCGCTATGGCTCGGATGCCAGCTTCGACCGTGCCGCCGGCTGGCTGCATGAGGGCATGGCCAGGGCTTATGCGCAGAATGCTGCCCGCCTTGCCGTGCGCGGCGACAACCCTTCGCTCCTGTCGGGGCAGGACCCGGCGAAAGTGGCCCGCGCCAACAAGGCCAACTCCACCGCCTACCAGCCGGCGCTGGAAAAGATCACCGGCTTCGACATCAACTGGACCATCCTTGCCTATCCGGAAGTGGAATGGGCGCGGCAGGTGTTTCCGGGCGTGTCCGACGAGGTGGCCGTCGGCAAGCTGGCCGAAGCCATCTTCGCGGCGAGCCGCGTTGACAATGACGATCCGGTCGCAGCATGGCGGGAGCATAACGCGGCGCTGGCAAAGCGCACCGAGTGGCTGAACGGCCACCGCTTCCATTCTCTGCATTTCACCGGCCCGGGCACTGATCTGACGCTTGGCCTTGCCGACGGGCATGAATGGATGGGCGGGGCTTCCACCGCAAAGAACGGCGTTACCTGCAATCCCAATATCCCGACCGAGGAAGTGTTCACCACGCCGCACCGCCTGCGCGTTTCCGGCCATGTTTCCTCGACCAAGCCTCTGTCCTATCAGGGCACGCTGATCGACGATATTTCGGTGCGCTTCGAGGAAGGGCGCATCGTCGAGGCCACGGCGTCGAAGGGCGCGGACGTTCTCAACAAGGTTCTGGATACGGACGAGGGCGCGCGCCGGCTGGGCGAGGTGGCGCTGGTGCCGCATTCCTCCCCGATCTCGAAGAGCGGCATTCTCTTCTATAATACGCTGTTCGATGAGAATGCCTCCTGCCACATCGCGCTTGGCCAGTGCTACTCCAAGTGCTTTGTCGGCGGTGACAAGCTCACGCCGGACGAGGTTGCCGCAAAGGGTGGCAACAAGAGCCTTATCCACATCGACTGGATGATCGGCTCCGACAAGGTCGACATCGATGGCGTTCATGAAGATGGCCGCAGGGTGCCGGTGATGCGCGCCGGCGAGTGGGCCTGA
- a CDS encoding PA0069 family radical SAM protein, producing the protein MEPIVQADVAAFGTGRSEMANAMIEQSGLRLRPDRARGRAAGINPSGRYETVSRHVFDDGWESLEELPPFKTEVQVERPRTIITRNSSPDISFDRSVNPYRGCEHGCVYCFARPTHAYMGLSPGLDFEARLFAKPDAARLLDKELSKEGYTPRTIAIGTNTDPYQPIEKQYRIMREILEVLEARGHPVGIVTKSALVTRDIDILARMAERGLAKVALSVTTMDRRLARTMEPRAATPTKRLETIRQLADAGIPTSVLVAPIIPGLNDQELERILDSARAAGAREAGYVVLRLPLEVAPIFKDWLLRNYPDRYRHVMSLIRSMRDGKDYDAEWGKRMKGAGPYAWQIGRRFEIAAKKLGLNTQRLSLRTDQFVAGKHSEQLMLL; encoded by the coding sequence ATGGAACCAATCGTGCAGGCGGATGTTGCAGCTTTCGGAACGGGACGCAGCGAAATGGCCAATGCGATGATAGAGCAGAGCGGCCTGCGCCTGAGGCCTGACAGGGCCCGCGGGCGCGCCGCCGGCATCAATCCCTCCGGTCGCTATGAGACGGTCAGCCGCCATGTGTTCGACGATGGCTGGGAAAGCCTTGAGGAACTGCCGCCGTTCAAGACGGAAGTTCAGGTGGAGCGGCCGCGCACCATCATCACCCGCAACAGCTCCCCCGACATTTCCTTCGACCGTTCGGTGAACCCCTATCGTGGTTGCGAGCATGGCTGCGTCTACTGCTTCGCACGCCCCACCCATGCCTATATGGGCCTGTCACCGGGATTGGATTTCGAGGCCAGGCTGTTTGCCAAGCCGGATGCGGCGCGCCTTCTGGACAAGGAACTGTCGAAGGAAGGCTATACGCCGCGCACCATCGCCATCGGCACCAACACCGATCCGTACCAGCCAATCGAGAAGCAGTACCGGATCATGCGCGAGATACTGGAAGTCCTGGAAGCGCGCGGCCATCCGGTCGGCATCGTCACCAAGTCGGCGCTGGTCACCCGTGACATCGACATATTGGCACGCATGGCGGAGCGGGGCCTTGCCAAGGTGGCCCTGTCGGTCACAACCATGGACCGCAGGCTGGCCCGCACGATGGAACCGCGCGCGGCGACGCCGACGAAGCGGCTGGAAACCATTCGGCAGCTTGCGGATGCGGGCATCCCGACATCGGTTCTGGTGGCGCCGATCATCCCGGGGCTCAACGATCAGGAGCTGGAGCGCATCCTCGACTCGGCGCGCGCCGCCGGGGCACGCGAGGCCGGCTATGTGGTGCTGCGTCTGCCACTGGAAGTGGCGCCCATCTTCAAGGACTGGCTGCTGCGCAACTATCCGGACCGCTACCGGCACGTCATGTCCCTGATCCGCTCCATGCGCGACGGCAAGGACTATGACGCGGAATGGGGCAAGCGCATGAAAGGTGCCGGCCCCTACGCATGGCAGATCGGCCGGCGCTTCGAGATTGCAGCAAAAAAACTTGGCCTCAATACACAGCGCCTCAGCCTGCGAACCGACCAGTTCGTAGCCGGCAAGCACAGCGAACAGCTGATGCTGCTCTGA
- a CDS encoding ArsC family reductase: MTITMYGIPNCDTIKKARNWLEGQGIAYTFHDFRADGLDEGTLEGWIGKVGWPVLLNKASTTFRGLSDADKQDLSEDKVKALLLNHPTMIKRPVLDMGKKVLVGFKPDIYAAEVKA; this comes from the coding sequence TTGACGATCACCATGTACGGCATCCCCAATTGCGACACGATCAAAAAGGCGCGGAACTGGCTGGAAGGTCAGGGCATCGCCTATACCTTCCATGATTTCCGCGCCGACGGGCTGGACGAGGGCACACTGGAAGGCTGGATCGGCAAAGTCGGCTGGCCGGTCCTGCTCAACAAGGCCAGCACGACGTTTCGCGGCCTTTCTGACGCCGACAAGCAGGATCTCAGCGAAGACAAGGTCAAGGCGCTGCTGCTCAATCATCCCACCATGATCAAGCGCCCGGTGCTGGACATGGGCAAGAAAGTTCTGGTCGGCTTCAAGCCCGATATTTACGCGGCAGAGGTGAAGGCATAG
- a CDS encoding F0F1 ATP synthase subunit A has protein sequence MAAADKVDPIHQFHINKIVPIEIGGYDLSFTNSSLFMLVTVLVASAFLYLATAGRHLVPTRWQSSAELTYEFIANMLKDSAGTQGMRFFPFVFSLFMFILVANLLGLFPYFFTVTSHIIVTFALSVLVIGVVLVYGLAKHGFGFFKLFAPSGVPAILIPLVAIIEVVSFLSRPVSLSVRLFANMLAGHITLKVFAGFIVSLSALGGVGVAGAVLPLIMTVAITGLEVLVACLQAYVFAILTCMYLNDALHPGH, from the coding sequence GTGGCAGCTGCTGACAAGGTCGACCCGATCCACCAGTTCCATATCAACAAGATCGTTCCGATCGAAATCGGCGGATATGATCTTTCGTTCACCAATTCGTCGCTGTTCATGTTGGTGACGGTTCTGGTGGCGTCGGCATTCCTTTATCTCGCCACTGCCGGACGCCATCTGGTGCCGACGCGCTGGCAGTCTTCCGCCGAACTGACCTACGAATTCATCGCCAACATGCTTAAGGATTCCGCCGGAACCCAGGGCATGCGCTTCTTCCCGTTCGTGTTCTCGCTGTTCATGTTCATTCTGGTGGCGAACCTGCTCGGGCTGTTCCCCTATTTCTTCACCGTCACCAGTCACATCATCGTCACTTTCGCCCTGTCGGTTCTGGTGATTGGCGTGGTGCTGGTCTACGGTCTCGCCAAGCACGGCTTCGGCTTCTTCAAGCTGTTCGCGCCGAGCGGCGTTCCCGCAATCCTGATCCCGCTGGTTGCGATCATCGAGGTCGTGTCGTTCCTGTCGCGCCCCGTCAGCCTCTCCGTGCGTCTGTTCGCCAACATGCTGGCCGGCCACATCACGCTGAAGGTGTTCGCGGGCTTTATCGTATCGCTGAGCGCCCTTGGTGGCGTCGGCGTTGCCGGTGCGGTTCTGCCGCTGATCATGACCGTTGCGATCACCGGTCTCGAAGTGCTGGTTGCATGTCTGCAGGCCTACGTGTTTGCGATCCTGACCTGCATGTATCTCAACGACGCCCTGCATCCGGGGCATTGA
- a CDS encoding ribonuclease HII has protein sequence MVRLRPDSPLLFDIVQRPDFSFETSARAEGLWPVAGMDEAGRGPLAGPVVAAAVVLDPDNIPPGLDDSKRLSHAQREALFETVLSAARAVGISSVCAESIDAGDIRKASLEAMRRAICALSVQPKLALADGRDVPPGLPCLGRALVKGDQRSQSIAAASIVAKVMRDRMMADCGRIHAHYGFEIHMGYATARHRTAIKAHGPVKRLHRISFAPFRKAEGEG, from the coding sequence ATGGTTCGCTTACGCCCCGATTCTCCACTTCTCTTCGATATTGTCCAACGCCCCGATTTCTCGTTCGAGACATCGGCAAGAGCCGAAGGACTGTGGCCTGTGGCAGGCATGGATGAGGCGGGGCGGGGTCCCCTCGCGGGTCCTGTTGTGGCGGCGGCGGTCGTGCTGGACCCAGACAATATTCCGCCGGGGCTGGACGATTCCAAGCGCCTCAGCCATGCCCAGCGCGAGGCTCTGTTCGAAACGGTGCTGAGTGCGGCCCGCGCTGTCGGCATCTCTTCTGTCTGCGCTGAAAGCATCGATGCCGGCGACATCCGCAAGGCCAGCCTTGAAGCCATGCGCCGCGCCATCTGCGCTCTTTCCGTTCAGCCGAAGCTTGCGCTCGCCGATGGCCGTGACGTACCGCCCGGCCTGCCCTGCCTCGGACGCGCACTGGTCAAGGGCGACCAGCGCTCGCAATCCATTGCCGCAGCCTCCATTGTCGCCAAGGTGATGCGCGACCGCATGATGGCCGATTGCGGGCGGATACATGCCCATTACGGGTTCGAGATCCACATGGGTTACGCAACGGCCCGCCATCGCACGGCCATCAAGGCCCACGGCCCGGTAAAGCGGCTGCACCGGATTTCCTTTGCCCCTTTCCGCAAAGCGGAAGGCGAAGGATAA
- a CDS encoding F0F1 ATP synthase subunit C, with product MEAEAAKYIGAGIACLGMGGAAIGLGNIFSSYLGGALRNPSAADGQFGRLVFGFAVTEALGIFSLLIALLALFG from the coding sequence ATGGAAGCTGAAGCAGCAAAGTACATCGGTGCCGGTATCGCGTGCCTTGGCATGGGCGGCGCGGCCATTGGCCTCGGCAACATCTTCTCGAGCTATCTGGGCGGCGCGCTGCGCAACCCGTCCGCCGCTGACGGTCAGTTCGGCCGCCTGGTGTTCGGCTTCGCCGTGACGGAAGCTCTGGGCATCTTCTCGCTGCTCATCGCCCTTCTGGCGCTGTTCGGCTGA
- a CDS encoding diphosphate--fructose-6-phosphate 1-phosphotransferase yields the protein MAGTFVIAQGGGPTAVINQTLAGAVLEVRKRHPGARVLGSLHGVRGIRDGNYVDLTDLPEERLRLIAGTPGSALGSTRDKPDAAYCDLILSGLKKVDAEAFIYIGGNDTAGTQQILSDAAGGSIAMVHAPKTIDNDLVENDHTPGFISAAEFVAGAFLSVDLDFRALPGIYVGIVMGRHAGFLTAASAAWQQDETSGPHLIYVPERAFDIPRFIDDVRSTYDRHGRCVVAVSEGVSTADGRALVESLVPPERLERDQHGNVKLSGSDLTAALEHALAEHLPGKRARVDAFGFLLRGNVGSISQTDAREAFEAGAFAVQVAGEGSGSVALQHDGSTVLAKVPLADVAGKTRHMPDSFLHRQENRLSEEGYAYLKRLVPAKHKVGQPFV from the coding sequence ATGGCCGGAACTTTCGTCATCGCGCAAGGCGGCGGCCCCACCGCGGTCATCAACCAGACGCTGGCCGGCGCGGTTCTTGAGGTTCGCAAGCGCCACCCCGGCGCGCGCGTGCTCGGTTCCCTGCATGGTGTGCGCGGCATACGCGACGGCAACTATGTCGATCTCACCGACCTTCCCGAGGAACGGCTGCGCCTCATCGCCGGCACTCCCGGTTCGGCGCTGGGTTCCACCCGCGACAAGCCAGATGCCGCCTATTGCGACCTGATCCTGTCGGGCCTGAAGAAGGTCGACGCGGAAGCCTTCATCTATATCGGCGGCAACGACACCGCCGGCACCCAGCAGATTCTCAGCGATGCTGCCGGCGGTTCCATCGCCATGGTGCATGCGCCCAAGACCATCGACAACGATCTGGTGGAGAACGACCATACGCCGGGCTTCATCTCGGCGGCCGAGTTCGTCGCCGGAGCGTTCCTGTCGGTCGATCTCGATTTCCGGGCCCTGCCCGGCATCTATGTCGGCATCGTCATGGGCCGTCATGCCGGCTTCCTCACCGCCGCGTCCGCCGCATGGCAGCAGGACGAGACGAGCGGCCCGCACCTCATCTATGTGCCGGAACGCGCCTTCGACATTCCACGTTTCATCGATGATGTCCGCTCGACCTACGACCGCCACGGGCGCTGCGTGGTCGCGGTGTCGGAAGGCGTGTCCACGGCCGATGGCAGAGCGCTTGTCGAAAGCCTCGTACCGCCGGAGCGGCTGGAACGCGACCAGCACGGCAATGTCAAGCTTTCGGGCAGCGATCTGACCGCAGCGCTGGAACACGCGCTTGCCGAACATCTTCCCGGCAAGCGCGCGCGGGTGGATGCCTTCGGCTTCCTGCTGCGCGGCAATGTCGGCTCCATAAGCCAGACAGATGCTCGTGAAGCCTTCGAAGCCGGCGCTTTCGCGGTGCAGGTTGCGGGCGAAGGCAGCGGCTCGGTTGCACTCCAGCATGACGGCAGCACGGTCCTCGCCAAAGTTCCGCTCGCCGATGTTGCCGGCAAGACGCGGCACATGCCGGACAGCTTCCTGCACCGGCAGGAAAACCGGCTTTCCGAAGAAGGCTATGCCTATCTGAAGCGGCTGGTGCCGGCGAAGCACAAGGTCGGGCAGCCCTTCGTGTAG
- a CDS encoding DUF488 domain-containing protein produces the protein MPELAVKRVYEPVAESDGRRVLVDRLWPRGLSKEKAHLDLWLKDVAPSDELRHWFGHDPERWPEFQKRHRAELHGKPDALAELRALMAKGKVTLLFAAHDAEHNNAVALAAYLRET, from the coding sequence ATGCCTGAGCTGGCCGTCAAGCGCGTGTACGAGCCCGTCGCGGAAAGCGACGGGCGGCGCGTTCTGGTCGACCGGCTCTGGCCGCGGGGCCTGAGCAAGGAAAAGGCGCATCTCGACCTGTGGCTGAAGGATGTCGCGCCGAGCGACGAACTGCGTCACTGGTTCGGTCATGATCCTGAACGCTGGCCGGAATTTCAGAAGCGCCACAGAGCCGAGCTTCACGGCAAGCCGGATGCCCTTGCCGAGTTGCGTGCCCTGATGGCCAAAGGCAAGGTCACGCTTCTGTTCGCCGCCCATGACGCGGAGCACAACAACGCCGTCGCGCTGGCTGCGTATCTCCGGGAAACCTGA
- a CDS encoding F0F1 ATP synthase subunit B, translating into MDATSLATVWATVALVIFIALCIYIKVPGMVSKALDQRAERIRNELEEAKRLREEAQALLAEYQAKRKAAELEASEIVDVAKREAAALAEDARRKTEDYVARRTAMAEQKIAQAERDAVSEVRASAVELAVEAARKVLADKADAKADADLFRKSVEEVKARLN; encoded by the coding sequence ATGGACGCAACATCTCTCGCCACAGTCTGGGCTACCGTCGCACTGGTGATTTTCATCGCTCTGTGCATCTACATCAAGGTGCCGGGCATGGTTTCCAAGGCGCTCGATCAGCGCGCCGAACGCATCCGCAACGAGCTTGAAGAGGCAAAGCGCCTGCGTGAGGAAGCACAGGCTCTGCTGGCCGAGTATCAGGCCAAACGCAAGGCCGCCGAGCTGGAAGCCTCCGAGATCGTCGACGTCGCGAAACGCGAGGCCGCCGCTCTTGCCGAGGATGCCAGGCGCAAGACGGAAGATTATGTCGCACGCCGCACCGCCATGGCCGAGCAGAAGATCGCTCAGGCCGAACGCGATGCCGTGAGCGAAGTGCGCGCCAGCGCAGTCGAGCTTGCCGTCGAAGCCGCCCGCAAGGTGCTGGCCGACAAGGCCGATGCGAAGGCCGACGCTGATTTGTTCAGGAAGTCTGTTGAGGAAGTGAAGGCCCGGCTCAACTGA
- a CDS encoding AtpZ/AtpI family protein, with amino-acid sequence MAGNNGPDGTGETGPRNDRKGDIRDDELERRRRELGASLAARHPKAIEGEDNAQAGGSTGYGQAFKLSSEFIAGVVVGIAIGWMVDHLAGTSPWGLIVFLLVGFAAGVLNVLRSAGMVAGFGQTKSGSGPKDLK; translated from the coding sequence ATGGCCGGCAACAATGGGCCAGACGGAACCGGAGAGACCGGCCCCCGGAATGACCGCAAAGGCGACATCCGCGACGACGAACTTGAACGCCGTCGGCGTGAGCTTGGGGCATCTCTGGCAGCACGGCATCCGAAGGCGATCGAGGGGGAAGACAACGCGCAAGCGGGCGGTTCGACTGGTTACGGCCAGGCGTTCAAGCTGTCCAGCGAGTTCATCGCCGGTGTGGTGGTGGGTATAGCGATTGGCTGGATGGTTGACCATCTTGCCGGGACATCGCCTTGGGGGCTGATTGTTTTCCTGCTTGTCGGTTTTGCGGCTGGCGTTCTGAACGTTCTGCGTTCGGCCGGCATGGTGGCCGGTTTCGGACAGACGAAGTCCGGGTCCGGACCCAAAGATTTAAAGTAA
- a CDS encoding glycosyltransferase: MQLALFQPVGYQARMLSVIIETCNDEEALARTLASLVSGAVEGLVRDVVVCDLGSGDATRQVAEHAGCVWTTGGIADAVKTAKGDWLLLLEPGARLLGDWTEAVAVHAARSGAAARFSRDRSSRAPFLARMLSRPGPLAQGLLLPRRQAVVLARHADSAAALARGLAMKTLRAAILPADRKEKKSSDHYSSRTVAR; this comes from the coding sequence TTGCAACTGGCGCTGTTCCAGCCTGTGGGCTATCAGGCACGTATGCTCAGCGTCATCATCGAGACATGCAACGACGAGGAAGCTCTGGCACGGACGCTCGCTTCGCTGGTGTCGGGCGCGGTGGAGGGGCTGGTGCGTGATGTCGTGGTCTGCGATCTGGGCTCCGGCGACGCAACACGTCAGGTCGCGGAACATGCAGGTTGCGTGTGGACGACAGGCGGCATCGCCGATGCCGTCAAGACGGCGAAAGGCGACTGGCTGCTGCTGCTGGAACCGGGCGCGCGCCTGCTCGGCGACTGGACGGAAGCCGTGGCGGTTCACGCAGCCCGATCCGGCGCGGCAGCGCGTTTTTCGAGAGACCGGTCGAGCCGGGCACCCTTCCTCGCGCGCATGCTTTCACGGCCGGGGCCTCTGGCGCAGGGGCTGCTTTTGCCACGCAGGCAGGCCGTGGTGCTCGCGCGGCACGCAGACAGTGCCGCAGCACTCGCAAGAGGACTGGCGATGAAAACCCTGAGGGCTGCGATCCTGCCGGCAGACCGCAAGGAGAAGAAGAGCAGCGACCACTACAGCAGCAGGACGGTTGCGCGCTGA